From the genome of Anopheles moucheti chromosome 3, idAnoMoucSN_F20_07, whole genome shotgun sequence, one region includes:
- the LOC128300783 gene encoding uncharacterized protein LOC128300783 → MREPIATAPALTAGNVVVPSTAATMFGITNAQIVQSFNGLPPLQGDCPPAAGQPCIVRTVSRASSIGGAGTLRSLKSIGGSGASSPVTSVKRNSSSSSFSSSSERRSVFYTDPEQSSTTEAAEKDDVMTNDDSCSTSDACNATMGTVSGGAEVRRQRGVLKDQRSEPKDDGTLRRLDNGQVRRKQRPCSVPVLEGVIGPKTHLKLVSQELEWERKFRDDQLSRILKALIAFETRLKNEQCRIKQQLYEKDDVINRQNCTINRMKRKLAADEGIGGSDGEEANVDEVAQYCPKCRKNYYRLECRTNGTQTFDYCRDDGAESVNTENLSLNSVEYASSSEEQESSLYVRANSFKDARRSRKYTSKRSYQGYQRGPSRASSFKSNASPPVTGALAKLVERNGRTGGVRRLSGPREEESGHEAYVNIEPNANVPKIVIYENYESDKENARMDQNRQECNNYDNVEPYSNRIDTMHGIHGQNGGRFVDDGQRHPHKPHQEQKQERTDGHGDYRSVGSMRGDGSEQMELDDGTIFYEANASAGSVSNQQKYTEGMEMKQTIETNDDWYASASDMEDSDTALGKPYSNAAVNPVLECVNQILLQQSMDGFGDSNKDTTGEGADEEEHYIKAQQPAPPPVKEPTAVRSKRVHFSTQNSMVQVPRISLQPTTSVSIQGSGSINRKDDKVSPTYEIQSIYSNEYEPIGSEHNSYSNYYVDMESKLGSEDREREQALAEKRKTPPALPPKPANLLKLQQLSKGNQQQRQLVSSPAKGRSSSAQSDIAESEPDYCSISEIQDSVKCVQIVAEIHKDACEDDYSIVDEEEKEKQQQQQQEGLTRTEADDTSSKKSCNELEESFADVPKLPNVAEIVPPKKEPLNKFIAQDNYITKSSGSSSSKASHSSGAGVAASVSTPSKKDGEFREQLSEIIAEINKQSPAIRNASKKQIPVKDLSPAFRAVSQIPSVAFQSKLKPVDKLSFLSKTSAAGMSGSIPSLIHTTPKLSSSIARPSIKPSMLKSSLSTKALSSTNLTLGNGVHQFGSPVKSVSYIPNLKSPNVSSPLVGGVAASNGTASAGCSPLKSSSTSVKKVASAINLAMNGSAPISQTSVASVPIIIAEDSKLPIQAEFDWYNLDAEYGKSNQPDVIVEADPSSNGEAEGTGDEEDSVSCAESPSKKKGLKVETTNGVPAAEERSSTSATTTDNGGSECEEELENVEYNLDEEYKSLGPIVPPPDIIQKSVHPPITPPKNGKIPYNSLSFKELMQLNETPKAAQETKAKPAKTAQGTENVPSGRNYEHFLDDSGLCSKPIILPRKKRVYYSGPFV, encoded by the exons ATGCGCGAACCGATAGCAACCGCACCAGCGCTGACAGCCGGAAACGTGGTGGTGCCATCTACCGCGGCCACAATGTTTGGCATCACGAATGCCCAGATAGTGCAGTCGTTTAACGGGTTGCCGCCCCTGCAGGGCGATTGTCCACCGGCCGCCGGACAGCCGTGCATCGTGCGCACGGTGAGCCGGGCCTCATCGATTGGCGGTGCCGGGACACTGCGTTCGCTGAAGTCGATCGGAGGCAGCGGCGCCAGTAGCCCCGTTACGAGCGTCAAGCGGAACAGCTCTAGTTCGAGCTTTAGTAGCAGCAGTGAACGGCGTAGCGTTTTCTACACGGATCCCGAGCAGAGTAGTACG ACGGAAGCTGCGGAGAAGGATGATGTGATGACGAACGATGATAGCTGCTCCACGTCAGACGCTTGCAACGCCACAATGGGAACGGTTTCGGGCGGGGCCGAAGTGAGACGGCAGAGAGGTGTGCTGAAGGACCAGCGGAGTGAACCGAAGGATGACGGTACGTTGCGACGGCTTGACAATGGACAGGTACGACGCAAGCAGCGTCCCTGCAGTGTCCCCGTGCTGGAAGGAGTAATCGGCCCGAAGACTCACCTGAAGCTAGTCAGCCAGGAGCTGGAATGGGAGCGGAAGTTCCGTGATGATCAGCTGTCCCGCATACTGAAAGCCCTGATTGCCTTCGAAACGCGGCTAAAGAACGAACAGTGTCGCATTAAGCAGCAGCTGTACGAGAAGGATGACGTTATCAATCGACAGAACTGCACCATTAATCGCATGAAGCGGAAGCTGGCAGCCGATGAGGGCATCGGTGGCAGCGATGGCGAGGAAGCGAACGTGGACGAGGTGGCGCAGTATTGTCCAAAGTGCCGCAAAAACTACTACCGGCTCGAGTGTCGAACGAACGGTACGCAAACGTTCGACTACTGTCGAGATGATGGGGCGGAGAGTGTCAACACGG AAAACTTATCCCTGAACAGCGTGGAGTATGCTTCATCGAGCGAAGAGCAGGAATCGTCACTGTACGTGCGGGCCAACTCGTTCAAGGACGCGCGGCGCAGTCGGAAGTACACGAGCAAACGCTCCTACCAGGGCTACCAGCGGGGCCCGTCACGAGCGAGCAGCTTCAAGAGCAACGCATCACCACCGGTCACCGGTGCGCTGGCAAAGCTGGTCGAACGCAATGGACGCACCGGCGGTGTACGGCGGTTAAGTGGACCACGGGAGGAAGAGAGTGGCCACGAGGCGTACGTTAACATAGAACCAAATGCGAATGTGCCTAAAATAGTGATCTACGAAAATTACGAAAGCGACAAGGAGAATGCACGGATGGATCAAAACCGGCAGGAATGCAACAATTACGACAACGTGGAACCGTACTCCAATCGTATCGACACGATGCACGGTATACACGGCCAGAATGGGGGACGATTTGTGGACGATGGGCAACGGCACCCGCACAAGCCACACCAGGAGCAGAAGCAGGAACGCACGGACGGACACGGCGATTATCGTTCGGTTGGGTCCATGCGTGGCGATGGGAGCGAACAGATGGAACTGGACGATGGGACCATCTTTTACGAAGCGAATGCGAGTGCCGGAAGTGTGAGCAATCAGCAAAAGTACACCGAAGGGATGGAGATGAAGCAAACGATTGAGACGAACGATGACTGGTATGCGAGCGCCAGCGATATGGAGGATTCGGATACGGCCCTTGGGAAACCGTACAGCAATGCCGCCGTCAATCCGGTGCTGGAGTGTGTCAATCAG ATACTTCTTCAACAATCGATGGATGGTTTTGGAGACAGCAACAAGGACACTACCGGTGAAGGTGCGGATGAGGAGGAGCACTACATAAAGGCACAGCAACCTGCTCCACCCCCGGTAAAGGAACCCACGGCCGTCCGGTCGAAACGGGTGCACTTTTCAACGCAAAACAGCATGGTGCAGGTGCCGAGGATATCATTGCAACCGACGACGTCAGTGTCAATCCAGGGCAGTGGGTCGATCAACCGGAAGGATGATAAAGTTTCACCGACGTACGAGATCCAGAGCATCTACAGCAACGAATACGAACCGATCGGGTCGGAACATAACTCGTACTCGAACTATTACGTCGACATGGAATCGAAGCTGGGCTCGGAGGATCGTGAACGGGAGCAAGCGTTGgcggaaaagcgaaaaacacCTCCAGCGTTACCTCCGAAACCGGCCAATCTTTTGAAACTGCAGCAACTGTCCAAAGGcaatcagcagcagcggcagctaGTGTCATCACCGGCGAAAGGACGCAGTTCCTCCGCCCAGAGTGACATTGCCGAATCCGAGCCCGACTATTGCTCGATCAGCGAGATCCAGGATTCGGTGAAATGTGTTCAGATTGTGGCAGAAATTCACAAGGATGCGTGCGAAGATGACTACTCCATAGTGGACGAGGAGGAAAAggagaagcagcagcagcagcagcaggaaggTTTGACCCGGACGGAGGCGGACGACACGAGCAGTAAAAAGAGCTGCAACGAGCTGGAGGAATCGTTTGCGGACGTACCGAAGCTACCCAACGTGGCGGAAATAGTGCCACCGAAAAAGGAACCGCTAAACAAATTCATTGCCCAAGATAACTACATCACGAAATCGTCCGGCAGTAGTTCGAGCAAGGCGAGCCATTCCAGTGGAGCTGGCGTAGCAGCGAGTGTGAGTACGCCGAGCAAAAAGGATGGAGAGTTCCGGGAGCAGTTGTCGGAGATTATAGCCGAAATCAACAAACAGTCGCCCGCTATTCGCAATGCGTCGAAAAAGCAAATCCCGGTGAAGGATCTTAGCCCGGCATTTCGAGCCGTTAGTCAAATACCGAGTGTAGCGTTCCAGTCAAAGTTGAAACCAGTGGATAAGTTGAGCTTCCTTTCGAAAACATCCGCGGCCGGTATGTCCGGGTCGATTCCAAGCTTGATTCACACGACTCCGAAGCTTTCAAGCTCGATTGCTCGTCCTTCGATTAAGCCGTCCATGTTGAAGTCGTCCCTCTCGACGAAGGCACTCTCCAGTACGAATCTCACGCTTGGTAACGGTGTGCATCAGTTTGGCAGTCCGGTGAAATCGGTCTCCTACATTCCCAACCTCAAGTCGCCCAATGTCAGTAGTCCTCTGGTCGGCGGAGTTGCAGCCAGTAATGGTACCGCTAGTGCTGGATGTTCACCACTCAAATCGTCCTCCACGTCAGTAAAAAAGGTTGCGAGCGCCATAAATTTAGCTATGAATGGATCGGCCCCGATTTCTCAGACATCCGTGGCATCAGTGCCAATTATAATTGCTGAGGATAGTAAACTGCCCATACAAGCGGAATTCGATTGGTACAATTTGGACGCCGAGTACGGGAAGTCCAATCAACCTGATGTTATCGTCGAGGCAGATCCAAGCTCGAACGGGGAAGCTGAAGGAACTGGGGACGAAGAGGACAGTGTGTCATGTGCCGAAAGTCCCTCCAAGAAGAAGGGACTTAAGGTAGAGACTACCAACGGTGTACCGGCAGCTGAGGAACGGTCTTCAACTAGCGCAACGACCACCGATAACGGTGGCAGCGAGTGTGAGGAAGAACTGGAAAACGTGGAGTACAACCTAGACGAGGAGTACAAGAGCCTGGGACCAATCGTGCCACCGCCGGACATTATACAGAAAAGTGTTCACCCACCGATAACACCGCCCAAGAATGGTAAAATCCCTTACAACAGTCTGTCCTTCAAGGAGTTGATGCAGCTCAACGAAACACCTAAAGCGGCGCAGGAAACAAAGGCAAAACCGGCCAAGACCGCCCAAGGTACGGAGAATGTACCGAGTGGGAGAAATTACGAACATTTCCTGGACGATTCCGGTCTGTGCTCGAAGCCCATCATTCTGCCCAGGAAGAAGCGTGTGTACTATTCGGGTCCGTTCGTATGA